GAGCTACGTAACGCTCGCGCTTCGGCAGCGGAGCGTCGGGGACGACGGTCTCCTTGCGCTCGAACTCCGGGGAGCGGCGCGGTGTCCGCGCTTTCTCAATAGCGGCGCGCTTTTTAGCGGCAATTTTCTTGCGCCCCTTCGGCGACGCGTCAGAAACCCGTCCAGCTCCGGTGTTCGCTGCACGTGGGCTCTTGCCCTGTTTGGGCCGCGTCGATGCCTGCCGGTGCTTCTTTCCTAATCTCTTCTGAATCTTCCCGGCCACTCTCGCCTGCTTTCTCTCAGATTTCATTATAGAAAGCGGTTGGCCGGTACCGTACGATCTCGGAAATGATGAAACCGGGAATTATGGTTGTTGCTGGCGCTCTCTACGGTCTTCTGCTCGCCTATCTAGCCTTGGGACTTGCAGGGGCCGGTCACGGCATCATGGCCTATCTCATGCTGGTATCAGCGCCTGTCTGCAATTTCGTTGGTTTTATCGGCCTATTGCTGACTCCGGTACTCTGGGCGCTTCTTGCCTGGTTCGCGACCGCTCAACGTCGCCAATGGTTCCTTGGGCTGATCTTCAGTCACTACGTCGTGGGAGCGGCTGCGGCCGGTTTTGTCCTCCGCGACGACTTATTCGATCCTTACCGGAAACTGCCTCGTGGAATGTATTCCCTCTTTGCCATTGGGTTAGCTCTTTACCTGTTTGGGCACACCCTGCTCTGGCTACTCTACACTCGCCCCCGTCCCCACTCCGCCGCGATATCATGAGGTGAGACTTTCACCTTGTCTTCACCTCCCGCCATCTCGGAGAACCTCCCCACGCTGCACGAGTTCTTCGCGCCCGGCGGAGTGCTGGCCCAGTCTTCGCTCACCTACGAGCACCGGCGCGGCCAGTTCGAGATGGCAAAAGCCGTCGAGAGCGCCCTCGACAACGGCCGTCACCTGGTGGTCGAGGCCGGCACCGGCACCGGCAAGACCCTCGCTTATCTTCTTCCCGCTCTGCGTTTCGCCCGCGAGCGGGGACAGCGGGTCATCGTTTCCACCGGTACTAAGAACCTCCAGGAACAGCTCTTCTTCAAAGACATCCCGTTCCTGGAGTCACTGCTCGGCCCTTTGCGCGTTACCTACATGAAGGGTCGCGCCAACTACATCTGCCGGCAGAAGCTTTACGCCCTGCGCGACCAGCCGATCCTCAACGGCCTGGAAGAGATCAACCAGTACCGCGAGATCGCCGAGTGGGAGCAGACCACCGAGACCGGCGATCGTGCTGAGCTGACCGTTCTGCCGGAGTCATCCGCGCTCTGGTCCAAGCTCGATGCCCGGACTGAGGCTTGTCTGGGCCAGACCTGCCCTAACTTCGAGCGCTGCTTCATCACCCAGATGCGCCGCCGGGCCGTCGAGAGCGACCTCATCATCGTCAATCACCATCTCTTCTTCGCCGATCTCTCCATCAAACAGGAGGCGGCAGGCGCTCCTGACGCAGGTGTTCTGCCGGAAGCGGCAGCGGTGATCTTCGACGAGGCGCACGAGCTGGAAGATGTCGCCAGCGCCTACTTCGGCATCTCGCTCTCCACTGGCCGTTTCGATGAACTGGCTCGCGACACCGAGCTGCTGCTGCGCGCCCGTCAGGTCGTAGTGTCCGGTGTCGACTCGGCCATCGCCACACTCAAAGATCGCGCGCGTCTGTTCTTCTCAACGCTGCCTCATGCCAACTCCCCGGGCCGCATGCCATTTACCGGACGTGCGGACTTCCTCGAGCTCAACGGTGAGGCCTATCTTTCGTTACTCGCAGCCCTCGAGCGTTTCTTCGGCGAGCTCGATCGGGTGAAAGACGTCGATGAAGTGCAGGGCTTGAAGAAGCGTTGCAACGATATCCGCGCCCATCTCCGCTTTCTGATGGAGACGGAAGATCCCAACACTGTCTTCTGGATCGAGCGCCGCCCCATCGGCGGTGTTCGCAACGCCGCCCGGCGCGACGCTTCGCCTGCACTGCATACGCAGTTGCAGGCCACGCCAATCGATGTCTCCGAGCTTCTGGTCGCGACGCTCTGGGAGAAGTTCAGCTCCGTCATCCTTACCTCGGCCACGCTCACCGTGCAGGCCGGCTTTGAACACATTCGCAAGCGCCTCGGCATGACCAGCGCACGCGAGCTGATCGTCCCCTCTCACTTCCAGTACGGCAAGCAGGCGTTGCTCTATCTGCCGCAGGGCATGCCTGACCCGCGTGATCCCGCTTTTATGAAGCATGCGACCGAACGTACTCGCCGCGTGCTTGAGATCACCGCCGGCCGCGCCTTCTGCCTCTTCACCAGCTACCAGCAGATGCGCGAGCTCTATGAACGCATGTTGGTCGAGGTTCCGTTTCCGCTCTTCCTGCAAGGACAGGCGCCACGCAAAGCTCTACTTGATGAGTTCCGCGCTACACCCAATGCCGTGCTCTTTGGCACCAGCAGCTTCTGGCAAGGCGTTGACGTACAGGGAGAGCAGCTAAGCTGCGTCATTGTCGACCGCCTGCCCTTCGCGGTGCCCTCTGACCCGGTCATTCAGGCGCGTATGGAAGCCATCACCGCGACCGGCGGTCAGCCGTTCTTCGATCTCCAGGTACCGCAGGCAGTCATCGCGCTGAAGCAGGGCTTCGGCCGTCTGATCCGCAGCATCAACGACCGCGGCGTCCTTATGCTTCTCGATCCGCGCATCCAGCGCCAACGCTACGGCCGCATCTTCCTGGAGAGCCTGCCTTCGTATCGCCTCACCGACGACATCACGGAGGTCGAAAACTTCTTTGCATAACTCGACCCGAGTGTGATGTTTCTGAAGTCCATATCAAAAATGTTGTCATCCTGAGCAGCGCGAAGGACCTGCTTTTCAACGCTTCGGATGGCAAAGGTTCTTCATGAGTGTCGATACGCCCTAAGATAGTCACCATGCGGAACCTTCTTCGCCTTGGCCTATGCTGCGCTCTGCTCGCCTTTTCACTGCGTGCACAAACTCCCGACAGCAATCCCAATGGCAATCAGTGGACTGATCCTGCGCTCGACAACGCCAAGGCCGAAGCCGCGTTCAAGCCGATTGCGCATCCCGGCCTTCCGACCCTCTGGCTCATCGGTGACTCCACCGTACGCAACGGCGACGGGCAGGGCAAAGGCGGCCAGTGGGGATGGGGCGATGAGCTCGATCCGTTCTTCCAGATCGACAAGATGAACGTCGTCAACCGTGCTCTCGGTGGACGCAGCTCACGTACCTACTATAGCGATCACTGGAGCCGTATCCTCGCCCAGGTGCAGAAGGACGACGTTGTCCTCATGCAATTCGGTCACAACGACAGCGGCCCGCTCGATGACAAGGCTCGAGCCCGCGGCACGCTGAAGGGAACCGGCGACGAAACGCAGGAGATCGACAATCCCATCACCCGCAAACGTGAGGTTGTGCACAGCTACGGCTGGTATCTGCGGCAGTTTGTACGCGAGACCAAGGCCAAAGGAGCGATTCCGGTCATCTGTTCTCCGATCCCGCGCAAGACCTGGGACGAGATAACCGGAAAAATCCACCGCGATCAGTACGGCACATGGGCTCATGAAGTCGCCGACCAGGAGCATGTCGGCTTCCTCGATCTGAATGAGGCCATCGCCCGGGCCTACGACGCCATGCCGCATGAGGCTGTCGAAAAGCTCTTCGCCGACCCTCACACCCACACTTCGCTGGAAGGCGCACAGCTTAACGCCCGCCTCGTCATCTCCACCCTGCGCGCTCTCAATCCCAATCCAGTGCGTACATGGCTCTCCAAAGAGGGCGATAGCATTCCTGCATATCATCCATAGCTCCAATTCGCGTTTAATAGAGACGTGGGACGAAATCTCTTCATTCTTGCCGGCACGCTTCTGTTGTTCTCCCTGATCTCCTGCGGTCTGGCCTACACCAACATCGCCCGCGAGCCGGGGTCTCCTGGCGACGTCTCCCTTTGGCGCACCATGGGCCTCATCCTGCTTGTGATCTCGCTCATCGTTGCCCTCAGCGGCGTGCTCTCCACCCTCTTCGAGCAGGCTGAGCGCCGCGCTGAGGACCAGCGCCGCAATCGCCGTAACTCTTGATTTATCAACCGATAAGGGAAATCGCTGGCAGTTCGGTCGCCACAGGTTTCAGGCAACTAGCATCTAGGAACTAGCAACCAGCAACTAGCTAGTAAACTGATTACTGAAGCATTTTCAGAAAGCAGACCGCGTCATGTTTGAAATCACCGTAGAGGCGACCTTCTCCTCGGGCCACTACCTCCGCAACTATCACGGCAAGTGCGAGAACCCGCACGGGCATAACTATCGTGTGTTGGTTACCTTGCAGGGCAAGGAACTGGACGAGAGCGGTCTGCTGCTGGATTTCAAGCTGTTGAAGCAGGTTATGCGTCCCGTGGTGAACTACCTCGACCACCAGATGATCAACGACCTCAAGCCCTTCGACGAGGTCAACCCGTCGGCTGAAAATCTTGCCCGCTACTTTTACCAGGAGACCAGCAAGCAAATGCTGGAGATGACCAACGGCCGCGTCTCGGTGAAGGATTGCGTCATGTACGAGACCGACACATCCATGGCCCGCTACTTCGAGTAACTCCGTGCACCTGATCGAACTCTACAAATCGGTACAGGGCGAGTCTTCTTTCGCCGGCATGCCGTGCATCTTCGTACGGCTGGCGGGCTGCAACCTGCGCTGCTCCTGGTGCGACTCCGAGTACACCTTCACCGGCGGCAAGCCCTACACGCTCGAACAGATCGAAGACGAGCTTGCCGCTCTCTTCCCATGCACCCTGGTTGAGTTTACCGGCGGCGAGCCCATGCTGCAGGCGCGTGAGCTGCTTCCGCTGATGGATCGGCTCCTGGCGAAAGGCTTCACGCTCATGATGGAGACCAGCGGCGAGCGCCCCCTGGCCGCTGTTCCCCGGGCCGTGCATAAGATCGTGGACGTGAAGTGTCCCGGCGCCGGTTCGGCTGCCAACAGCTTCCACCTGGCCAATCTCGACGCACTCACCGGCAACGATGAAGTAAAGTTCGTCATCAGCGACCGGGCTGACTATGAGTTTGCCCGTGATTTCATCCGGGAACATGGGCTTGCGGCAAGGTGCGGCCATATCCTGCTGTCCCCGGCATTCCAGAAGACGCCCTCTCCACTGCGTACCGCGGACAACGCAACCCTGGATCCCCGTCTCCTCGTGGAGTGGATGTTGGCCGACGGCCTGCCCGCCCGCCTCAGCCTCCAGATCCACAAATTCATCTGGGAACCCCAGAGAAAAGGCGTCTAATCTTCAGCGATGCATCCGGCTGCCGGATAGCGGTGCAAGTCATTCTCACCAACTGACAACCAGGAACTAGCATCTAGCAACTAGTAACTGTTTTTCACGAAGGGATCCACGCAATGAGCTCGACCAGCAAGAACCCTGACGATCTGGTGACTGTCGCCCGTTTTTCCAATCCTGCCGAGGCTGATCTGGCCAGCAGTATCCTCGAGTCCGCCGGCATCGAATTCTTTCTCTCCGGAGAAGAGGCCAGCCATATCATGCCGTCCGGCTTCGGATCGCGCCTTGAGGTACGCCGCGCTGATGAAGAAACCGCTCTGGAACTCCTGAACAATCCACCCGCACCCGCAGAAGGAGCACCGCTCGCAGACGATGGCAACGACCTCTAACCGGCCCCGCGCCGTAGTCTCGCTCTCCGGTGGCATGGACTCTGTCGTCTGTGCTGCACTTGCCACACGGGATTTCGACGCCTACGCCGTCCACTTCTCCTATGGGCAGCGGACGGAGGCGCGTGAGCTTCTCTCCGCCCGCCAGGCGGCTGAGCTCCTTGGCTTTAAAGACTTTCTACACCTGAAGATCGATCTCTTCCGGAAGATTGGCGGCTCTGCTCTGACCGACGATTCCATCGCCGTTCCCGACGCGCCGGAGGAGGAGGCTTCTATCGGGCAACAGGTGCCCGTCACCTACGTTCCGTTCCGTAACGCACACTTTCTCTCGGCTGCCGTCTCCTGGGCCGAAGTGCTGGGTGCGAAGACGGTTTTTATCGGCGCCGTCGAGCAGGACTCCTCCGGCTACCCCGACTGCCGCCCTGTCTATTACGAAGCCTTCAATCAGCTCATTCAGACTGGAACCAAAGAGGGCGATATTCGCATCGTGACCCCGCTGATTCATCTGAAAAAGTCCGAGATCGTCCGGCTGGGAGTTGAACTCGGTGCTCCGTTCCATGTAAGTTGGTCATGCTATTCCGGGCAGGACGCCGCCTGTGGAACCTGCGAAAGCTGCGTCCTACGGTTACGGGCGTTCCGCGAGGCAGGAGCGGCCGATCCTATACCCTACGCGGCGCGCTGAAGCCAGGCCCGCCGGAGACAACGAACGCCAGATTTCAGGGTTTAAAATTTCAAGCAGACACGGCCGCCTGCTCAGCTAGCGCGCCGCAGGAGAAGAAGAAAATCACCATGATCACCTTCCGTAACTCGATGGGCGTGGCCTTCGTCGCGCTCGCGCTCTCCGCTCCGGTCGCCATTGTGGCGCAGCAGGCCCCAGCCAGCATCCACGGCCACGTTCAGAATCCCGCCGGTCAGGCCATGACCTCCGGCTCCATCAAGCTGACAAAGGACCGCAGCTCTGACGAGAAGAGCCGCAAGTACGCCTACACCTTCCCGGTTGACGGCACCGGTAACTACAAGGGAAGCGATGTCGCTCCCGATACCTACGTCGCCATCTACTTTTCCGCCGACGGTCGCAGCATCGACTTCATCGACAATGTCACCCTCACCTCTGGTCAGGACAAAGTCGTCGACATCGATATGACCCGTAAGGAATTTACGGACAAGATGACGCCGGAAGAGAAGAAGCAGCTCGAGGAGTTCAAGAAGCAGAACGCTGCTGCGACTGCCGCAAACGCCAAGGTCGCCAATCTGAACCAGTCCCTGAGCGCCGCCCGCGCCTCCATGTCCAGCAAAAACTACGACGAAGCCGCCAACACCATGAAGGCTGCTGTCGACGCCAAGCCCGACGAGCCGATTCTCTGGTTCGAGTACGGCAATGCTCTGCTTGGCCAGGCTGATACCGCCGCCGCGAACGACAAAAAGGCCGGTAAGCCGGCTGCCACTGATCCCGACGTCCAGGCGAAGTACGCCTCCGCTGCCGATGCCTACAAGAAGGTCAAGGAGCTGAACGCCACCGCCAAGAAGCCGAACCCCGAGATCGCGGGTGAGGCCCTGGGCAACATGGGCGCGGCTTTCGCCAAGTCCGGCAAGGTTGACGAAGCCAATGCGGCTTACGAAGACGCCGCCAAGACCAACCCGGCCAAGGCCAAGACCTACTACTTCAACGCCGCAGCCACCTTCTACAACGGCCAGCAGCTCGAAGCTGCCGCTGCCGCCGCAGACAAGTCGATCGCCGCCGATCCCAACCAGGCAATGGCCTACTACATCAAGGGCCAGGCTCTGATTCCCAAGGCGACGGTCGATCCTAAGACCAACAAGATCACCGCTCCTCCGGGAACGGTCGAAGCCTACCAGCAGTACCTGGAGCTTGACCCCAACGGCGCTCACGCCGAAGAGGTCAAGGGTATCCTCACCGGCATCGGTGCTGAGATCAAGTCCAGCTACAAGGCCGGCAAGAAGAAGTAAGCCGCTTGTGATCTACCTGAAGGCCCCACGCTCTGTGGGGCTTTCGCATTTTCCGCGGGCTATGCACTGGGTGCCTTATATCCCTTGGGGACATAGGCATTCGAGCTACGCTCGAACCGCTTTTAGGAACCAATCTTTACCTACCAGGGTGCCCCACCCTCGCAAAGCTAGGGTGGGTCGGAAATACCCACAAACTTTCGGGAGCCTATCTTTGCTCACCTTCACCCAAGCACTCGACCTCGTCCTCGAACATTCCCGAAGCTTCCCCGCACCCGCTGTCGAATCTATCCCTTTGGAACAAGCCCTGGGCCGCACGCTTGCAGCTCAACTGCTTGCCGACCGCGACCAGCCGCCCTTCCACCGCTCCACCCGCGACGGCTATGCCGTTGACGCAGCAAGTTTCAGCCGCGACCGGCAGGCGAAGGTGACCGGTTTCCTTCCTGCCGGAAAAGTCTGGCAGGGAAGTGCGATTGCCCCCGGAGAGACGGTTGAGATCATGACCGGCGCCCCTGTCCCGCCAGGCGCCGACGCCGTGGTGATGCTTGAACACGTCGAGCGTTCCGGGGATCGCATCTCGCTCTCTTCAGACCGCACCCTTCGTCCTGGAGAGAATGTCGTTCCCGCAGGTTCTGAGGCCGTCGCAGGCCAGAGTATCCTGCCTGCAGGCGCCCGTCTTGGCTCAGCTGAGATAGGTCTGGCGGCCAGTGTCGGCGGCAGTCGGCTCTGGGTGTACGCACAACCCTCCGTCGCGATCCTCGCTACCGGCGACGAGCTGGTGACCGTCGAGGAGACTCCGCTTCCACACCAGATCCGCAATTCCAACACGCACACGCTCGCGGCACTGGTTCGCGAGGCAGGCGGCATTCCATCGGCTTTGCCCATCGCTGCCGATACCCGCGATTCTCTTCGTGATCTCTTGCTCCAGGCCCGTTCCCACGATCTGGTCCTGCTCTCCGGAGGGGTCTCGGCCGGCAAACACGACCTCGTCGAGGAAGTACTCGCCGAGCTTGGCGCCGAGTTCTACTTCACCGGTGTTTCCATCCAACCCGGTAAACCCGCTGTCTTTGGCCGCCTGCACAATGGCCCATACTTCTTCGGGCATCCAGGCAATCCCGTCTCCACACAGGTCACCTTCCTGCTCTTTGCCGCGCCCATGCTTCGAGCCCTAGGCGGACAGTCAAACCTGTCGCCACTCTTTGCGCAGGCGGCTGCGGCTGAGCCGATGACGCACAAACCCGGCCTCACCCGCTTCTTGCCGGCTCACCTCGAATCATCACTGACTCCCACGGTTCGCCTGGTGCCCTGGCAGGGTTCGGGAGACCTCGCAGCAAACGCCCGCGCCAACTGCTACGCCGTTCTTCCCGCGGACCAGGAGAGGATCCCGCAAGGCGATCCAGTCACGCTCCTGCTACGCTAGGCCTGTCATGAGCAAACTCTCTCACTACGACGATGCCGGCCAGGCACATATGGTGGACGTCTCCGCCAAGTCTCAGACCCGCCGTGAAGCAATCGCAGAGGCATTCGTGGAGCTCTCTGCCCAGACGCTCGAAGCTCTGCCGCAGAACCCCAAAGGCAATCCTCTCGAAGTAGCCCGCTTCGCCGGCATCCAGGCCGCCAAGCAGACTTCGACATTGATTCCTATGTGCCATCCGCTGCCGCTCAGCTACGTCGACATCGCAACAGAGATTGAGCCGGAAGGCATCCGCGTCCGCGCAACAGCAGCCACCGTCGCCGGCACCGGCGTCGAGATGGAAGCCATGACCGCAGCCTCCATCGCCGCACTCACCATCTACGACATGACCAAAGCCCTGGACAAAGGCATCCGCATCCGCCACGTCCAACTGATCGCCAAATCCGGCGGCAAAAGCGGCGAGTGGCACCGCGAGTAACAGCAGTCTTCCGCTTGTCATCCTGAGCAAAGCGAAGGACCCGCTTCACAGGTGTGGCTCGATCCTTCACGTCGCCACGACACCGGGTGCCCCACATACGCGAAGCTTATGTGGGATATTCGAGCGACGCTCGAACCGCTTTTCCCTATTCAACCATTCAACCAACTTGCTACACCTCGGGCGTCTCCTCCAACGCCACCTGCGCATTCTTTCCCTCAAACGTGGCATACACCACAGGTAAGAGAATCAACGTCAACGCTGTAGAGCTCACCAACCCCCCAATCACCACAATCGCCAGCGGCCTCTGAATCTCCGATCCTGGTCCCGAGGCAAACAGGAAGGGAACCAGGCCTAACGCCGCCACAGTCGCTGTCATCATCACCGGACGGAAGCGCAGACGCGTCCCTTGTCGTATGGCATCCTCCTGTGACAGACCTTCCTGGCGTAATTTGCGGATATAGCTCACCAGCACTACGCCGTTCAATACAGCGATACCCCACAGCGCGATAAAGCCGACCGATGCTGGTACTGAGAGATACTCGCCGGAGAGAAACAGTCCCAGAATGCCGCCAATCGAAGCCAGTGGAAGCACCGTGATGATCAGTGCGGCAAAGCGAACCGATTTGAACAAGATGAACAGCAGGAAGAAGATCGCCGCAATCGTGATCGGCACAATAATCATCAGGTGGTGCAGCGCCCGCTCCATGTTGTGAAACTGCCCGCCCCACTCGATGTAATAGCCTGCCGGCAACTGCACCTGCTGATTCACCTTCTGCTGCAACTCGGCGACATATCCACCAAGATCACGATCCTGCACATTCACACCCACCACAATGCGGCGCTTGCCCATATTGCGGTTGATCAGCGCAGGGCCCTCGACGACCTTCACGGCAGCAAGATCTTTGAGCGGCACACGCGGTCCATCCGGCGAGCTAACCTGCAACTGCCGTATATCTTCGAGCGAATCGCGCAGGTTGGCGGGAAGGCGCACTACACTCGCGAAGCGCCGCTCTCCCTCGTAGACCTCCGTGGCTGACTTGCCTGCAATTGCTGTCTCGATGACATCATTCACATCCGAGGCATTCAAGCCATACCGTGCAATCGCTCCACGGTCGATGTCGATCGTCAGGTACTGCTGGCCGCCCACGCGGTCTACGCGCGTATCCTGCGTCCCTTGGATGCCTGTGGCCACTTTCGCAATCTGGTTTGCTTTTTCTACCAGCAGTCCAAGGTCATCGCCGTACAACATCACCGCGACATCCGCTCGCACACCTGAGACCATCTCATCCACACGATCGCTGATCGGCTGAGACATCACCAGGTTGATGCCCGGCAGCTTTGCCAGATTCTCGCGGATCTCCTCCGCGATCTTGTCCTGTGTCATGCCGCGTGGGCGCTCATCAAACGGCGTCAGCGACGTGAGCACATCGGCCTCGTTCGGCCCGGCTGGGTCGGCAGGCGATTCGCCGCGTCCTACGCGCGAGACCACGTTCTCCACACCCTTCACGCTCATGATGAATTTCTGCATCTGGCCTTCCATGCGCAGTGACTCTTCCAGAGAGATGTTCGGCACGCGGTCTGCATTCGGCGACAGCGTGCCCTCCTGCATCTCCGGAATGAACGAGGTTCCCAGGAAGGGAACGAGCGACAGCGATCCGAAGAAGGCAAGCACAACACCGGCGACCAGTACTTTGCGATGCCCCAGTGCCCAGTTCAGAATGCTCGTATACGGCTTGCGCAGCCATCGCACCAGCCAGGTATCGTTTTCTGAGCCGCCTTTCAGCAGATACGACGATAGGATCGGTGACAGCGTCAAACTCAACACCAGCGAGATGCCTAACGCGATGGCAATGGTGTATGCCAGCGGAGCGAACATCTTGCCTTCCATCCCCTCCAGCGTCATCAGTGGAAGAAAGACAAGGATGATGATGGTCACACCGAAGAGCGTCGGTGTCGCGACTTCCTGCGTCGCATCCAGAACGAGGCGCAGCTTCGAAGGTTTTTCCTCGCTATGTACATGATCGTGGTTGTGGCTCAGGCGTGCGAAGACGTTCTCCACCACCACCACCGATCCATCCACCATCAGGCCGATGGCAATCGCCAGACCACCCAGCGACATCAGGTTCGCCGAGAGGTGGATATTGTTCATCACCAGGAAGGTCAGCAACGGCGTCAGGATCAGGTTGGCACTGACGA
This genomic window from Terriglobus albidus contains:
- a CDS encoding efflux RND transporter permease subunit, with product MLQSIIAAALRQRLILVVIACVLAGFGLNATQKLSVDAFPDVANVQVQIATEAAGKSPEEVERFVTIPIEIAMTGLPGMTDMRSLNKPGLSLITLVFTDESDLYRERQMVSERLAELRDRMPEGVTPVLGPITNALGEVYQYTLELPGEAEQHHVLTRDELIERRTLQDWVVRPLLRGVSGVAEINSTGGYVKQYETLVDPQKLHYYNLTINDVRAALARNNANAGGGVLPQHAEQYLIRSVGLVRDVADIENIVLKENKNTPVYVRDVATVRIGTEVRYGAMVKNGYTEAVGGVVLMTSGGNAKEIVSRVKERVAEINGKHMIPGGLQLAPYYDRSQLVDAAIHTVTEVLGEGIVFVVVILFLFLGDLRSSLIVSANLILTPLLTFLVMNNIHLSANLMSLGGLAIAIGLMVDGSVVVVENVFARLSHNHDHVHSEEKPSKLRLVLDATQEVATPTLFGVTIIILVFLPLMTLEGMEGKMFAPLAYTIAIALGISLVLSLTLSPILSSYLLKGGSENDTWLVRWLRKPYTSILNWALGHRKVLVAGVVLAFFGSLSLVPFLGTSFIPEMQEGTLSPNADRVPNISLEESLRMEGQMQKFIMSVKGVENVVSRVGRGESPADPAGPNEADVLTSLTPFDERPRGMTQDKIAEEIRENLAKLPGINLVMSQPISDRVDEMVSGVRADVAVMLYGDDLGLLVEKANQIAKVATGIQGTQDTRVDRVGGQQYLTIDIDRGAIARYGLNASDVNDVIETAIAGKSATEVYEGERRFASVVRLPANLRDSLEDIRQLQVSSPDGPRVPLKDLAAVKVVEGPALINRNMGKRRIVVGVNVQDRDLGGYVAELQQKVNQQVQLPAGYYIEWGGQFHNMERALHHLMIIVPITIAAIFFLLFILFKSVRFAALIITVLPLASIGGILGLFLSGEYLSVPASVGFIALWGIAVLNGVVLVSYIRKLRQEGLSQEDAIRQGTRLRFRPVMMTATVAALGLVPFLFASGPGSEIQRPLAIVVIGGLVSSTALTLILLPVVYATFEGKNAQVALEETPEV
- a CDS encoding molybdopterin molybdotransferase MoeA; the encoded protein is MLTFTQALDLVLEHSRSFPAPAVESIPLEQALGRTLAAQLLADRDQPPFHRSTRDGYAVDAASFSRDRQAKVTGFLPAGKVWQGSAIAPGETVEIMTGAPVPPGADAVVMLEHVERSGDRISLSSDRTLRPGENVVPAGSEAVAGQSILPAGARLGSAEIGLAASVGGSRLWVYAQPSVAILATGDELVTVEETPLPHQIRNSNTHTLAALVREAGGIPSALPIAADTRDSLRDLLLQARSHDLVLLSGGVSAGKHDLVEEVLAELGAEFYFTGVSIQPGKPAVFGRLHNGPYFFGHPGNPVSTQVTFLLFAAPMLRALGGQSNLSPLFAQAAAAEPMTHKPGLTRFLPAHLESSLTPTVRLVPWQGSGDLAANARANCYAVLPADQERIPQGDPVTLLLR
- a CDS encoding DUF2007 domain-containing protein, producing the protein MSSTSKNPDDLVTVARFSNPAEADLASSILESAGIEFFLSGEEASHIMPSGFGSRLEVRRADEETALELLNNPPAPAEGAPLADDGNDL
- a CDS encoding tetratricopeptide repeat protein — protein: MITFRNSMGVAFVALALSAPVAIVAQQAPASIHGHVQNPAGQAMTSGSIKLTKDRSSDEKSRKYAYTFPVDGTGNYKGSDVAPDTYVAIYFSADGRSIDFIDNVTLTSGQDKVVDIDMTRKEFTDKMTPEEKKQLEEFKKQNAAATAANAKVANLNQSLSAARASMSSKNYDEAANTMKAAVDAKPDEPILWFEYGNALLGQADTAAANDKKAGKPAATDPDVQAKYASAADAYKKVKELNATAKKPNPEIAGEALGNMGAAFAKSGKVDEANAAYEDAAKTNPAKAKTYYFNAAATFYNGQQLEAAAAAADKSIAADPNQAMAYYIKGQALIPKATVDPKTNKITAPPGTVEAYQQYLELDPNGAHAEEVKGILTGIGAEIKSSYKAGKKK
- a CDS encoding GDSL-type esterase/lipase family protein — translated: MRNLLRLGLCCALLAFSLRAQTPDSNPNGNQWTDPALDNAKAEAAFKPIAHPGLPTLWLIGDSTVRNGDGQGKGGQWGWGDELDPFFQIDKMNVVNRALGGRSSRTYYSDHWSRILAQVQKDDVVLMQFGHNDSGPLDDKARARGTLKGTGDETQEIDNPITRKREVVHSYGWYLRQFVRETKAKGAIPVICSPIPRKTWDEITGKIHRDQYGTWAHEVADQEHVGFLDLNEAIARAYDAMPHEAVEKLFADPHTHTSLEGAQLNARLVISTLRALNPNPVRTWLSKEGDSIPAYHP
- the queC gene encoding 7-cyano-7-deazaguanine synthase QueC, giving the protein MATTSNRPRAVVSLSGGMDSVVCAALATRDFDAYAVHFSYGQRTEARELLSARQAAELLGFKDFLHLKIDLFRKIGGSALTDDSIAVPDAPEEEASIGQQVPVTYVPFRNAHFLSAAVSWAEVLGAKTVFIGAVEQDSSGYPDCRPVYYEAFNQLIQTGTKEGDIRIVTPLIHLKKSEIVRLGVELGAPFHVSWSCYSGQDAACGTCESCVLRLRAFREAGAADPIPYAAR
- the moaC gene encoding cyclic pyranopterin monophosphate synthase MoaC, which codes for MSKLSHYDDAGQAHMVDVSAKSQTRREAIAEAFVELSAQTLEALPQNPKGNPLEVARFAGIQAAKQTSTLIPMCHPLPLSYVDIATEIEPEGIRVRATAATVAGTGVEMEAMTAASIAALTIYDMTKALDKGIRIRHVQLIAKSGGKSGEWHRE
- the queD gene encoding 6-carboxytetrahydropterin synthase QueD, giving the protein MFEITVEATFSSGHYLRNYHGKCENPHGHNYRVLVTLQGKELDESGLLLDFKLLKQVMRPVVNYLDHQMINDLKPFDEVNPSAENLARYFYQETSKQMLEMTNGRVSVKDCVMYETDTSMARYFE
- a CDS encoding 7-carboxy-7-deazaguanine synthase QueE codes for the protein MHLIELYKSVQGESSFAGMPCIFVRLAGCNLRCSWCDSEYTFTGGKPYTLEQIEDELAALFPCTLVEFTGGEPMLQARELLPLMDRLLAKGFTLMMETSGERPLAAVPRAVHKIVDVKCPGAGSAANSFHLANLDALTGNDEVKFVISDRADYEFARDFIREHGLAARCGHILLSPAFQKTPSPLRTADNATLDPRLLVEWMLADGLPARLSLQIHKFIWEPQRKGV
- a CDS encoding ATP-dependent DNA helicase; this encodes MSSPPAISENLPTLHEFFAPGGVLAQSSLTYEHRRGQFEMAKAVESALDNGRHLVVEAGTGTGKTLAYLLPALRFARERGQRVIVSTGTKNLQEQLFFKDIPFLESLLGPLRVTYMKGRANYICRQKLYALRDQPILNGLEEINQYREIAEWEQTTETGDRAELTVLPESSALWSKLDARTEACLGQTCPNFERCFITQMRRRAVESDLIIVNHHLFFADLSIKQEAAGAPDAGVLPEAAAVIFDEAHELEDVASAYFGISLSTGRFDELARDTELLLRARQVVVSGVDSAIATLKDRARLFFSTLPHANSPGRMPFTGRADFLELNGEAYLSLLAALERFFGELDRVKDVDEVQGLKKRCNDIRAHLRFLMETEDPNTVFWIERRPIGGVRNAARRDASPALHTQLQATPIDVSELLVATLWEKFSSVILTSATLTVQAGFEHIRKRLGMTSARELIVPSHFQYGKQALLYLPQGMPDPRDPAFMKHATERTRRVLEITAGRAFCLFTSYQQMRELYERMLVEVPFPLFLQGQAPRKALLDEFRATPNAVLFGTSSFWQGVDVQGEQLSCVIVDRLPFAVPSDPVIQARMEAITATGGQPFFDLQVPQAVIALKQGFGRLIRSINDRGVLMLLDPRIQRQRYGRIFLESLPSYRLTDDITEVENFFA